In the genome of Raphanus sativus cultivar WK10039 chromosome 4, ASM80110v3, whole genome shotgun sequence, one region contains:
- the LOC108854757 gene encoding transcription factor bHLH155 isoform X2 translates to MGKRQISQDEVGPPINPRAGLRREQAGRGSYRGKILRSLCSNTDWKYAVFWKLNQRSRMVLTMGDAYYDNNHGHSNSPEVQGCSVIPKDMHAGAHDSLGLAVAKMAYHVYSLGEGIVGQVAVSGEHQWVFPEYNGNCHSASEFHNVWESQIYAGVKTILVVAVGPCGVVQLGSLLKVDEDVTLVNHIRHMFLALKDPMADHAASLMQCNMNNSLCLPNIPSEGLHVESYPNCSGEVGKAIDVKELTQYKLIRSDSMPYNTPPSCLLAEKAAQVVQGSSCGSYSSVTFGFPIDLVDATRHENQVGTNIVSGAPHVGMTSGCKDPNLHEHVMKNQVLNNNTSSSALATEAERLISGQSYTCLDSSSYQNEVFQLEGKCESSRRLDALISSGYPFAGSELLEALGSGFKQTSRGGHEELVKSEHASTTGPTCDMSHSQLTFDPGPENLLDAVVANVCHSDGNARDDILSSRSVHSLLTSMAEPSGQKMHSVAMMKQLPLAEVVDTQQNPSDICGAFSSIGFSSTCPSSSSDQFQTSLEMPKKIKKRAKPGESSRPRPRDRQLIQDRIKELRELVPNGSKCSIDSLLERTIKHMLFLQNVTKHADKLSKSASAKMQQKESGTQGSSCAVEVGGHLQVCSIIVENLNKQGMVLIEMLCEECSHFLEIANVIRSLDLIILRGVTEAQGEKTWICFVVESQNNKVMQRMDILWSLVQIFQPKANVKN, encoded by the exons ATGGGAAAGAGGCAAATCTCACAGGATGAAGTAGGTCCGCCGATAAACCCAAGAGCTGGATTGCGCAGGGAACAAGCTGGTCGAGGTTCTTACCGAGGAA AGATACTGAGGAGTCTTTGCTCCAACACGGACTGGAAGTATGCTGTGTTCTGGAAACTTAATCAACGTTCTCGAAT GGTGCTTACCATGGGGGATGCTTACTATGACAACAATCATGGGCACAGTAACTCACCGGAAGTTCAGGGTTGCAGCGTTATACCAAAAGATATGCATGCAGGAGCACATGACTCCCTGGGTTTAGCTGTGGCGAAGATGGCTTATCATGTCTATTCTCTAGGGGAAGG GATTGTAGGACAAGTTGCGGTTTCTGGAGAGCACCAATGGGTATTCCCCGAATATAATGGCAACTGCCACTCAGCATCTGAG TTCCATAACGTTTGGGAGAGTCAAATATATGCTGGAGTAAAG ACCATTCTTGTAGTAGCTGTTGGTCCCTGTGGTGTTGTGCAGCTAGGCTCTTTGCTTAAA GTTGATGAAGATGTGACATTGGTGAATCATATCCGACATATGTTTTTGGCGCTCAAGGATCCAATGGCAGATCATGCAGCAAGTTTAATGCAATGTAATATGAACAATTCCTTGTGTCTG CCAAATATACCATCTGAAGGTTTACATGTTGAGTCTTACCCTAACTGCTCTGGAGAAGTTGGCAAAGCTATTGATGTGAAAGAGTTAACTCAATATAAACTTATAAGAAGTGATAGCATGCCTTATAATACTCCTCCTTCATGTCTTCTCGCGGAGAAGGCAGCCCAAGTTGTACAGGGATCTTCTTGTGGGAGCTATAGCAGTGTCACGTTTGGCTTTCCAATTGATTTGGTTGATGCCACTAGACATGAGAATCAAGTAGGTACAAATATAGTCAGCGGTGCACCTCATGTGGGGATGACTAGTGGATGCAAAGATCCTAATCTACATGAGCATGTGATGAAGAATCAGGTGCTCAACAACAATACAAGCTCATCTGCTTTAGCAACTGAGGCTGAAAGATTGATATCAGGCCAATCATATACATGCCTGGACTCAAGTTCTTACCAAAATGAAGTGTTCCAACTGGAGGGGAAATGCGAGTCAAGTCGTCGATTGGATGCTTTGATCTCATCTGGGTATCCATTTGCTGGCAGCGAGCTTCTAGAGGCATTAGGCTCTGGTTTCAAGCAAACGAGCAGGGGTGGTCATGAGGAGTTAGTGAAGTCTGAACATGCTTCAACAACAGGACCAACGTGTGATATGAGTCATAGCCAGCTTACATTTGACCCTGGCCCTGAGAATCTTCTAGATGCTGTGGTTGCTAATGTGTGTCATAGCGATGGCAATGCCAGGGATGATATCTTATCCAGCAGATCGGTGCATTCATTGCTTACCAGCATGGCAGAGCCTTCAGGTCAAAAGATGCATAGTGTTGCTATGATGAAACAGCTGCCACTAGCAGAGGTGGTGGATACTCAACAGAATCCGTCAGATATCTGTGGAGCGTTTTCTTCGATTGGTTTCTCATCCACGTGTCCCAGCTCATCTAGTGATCAGTTTCAGACATCACTGGAGATGCCCAAGAAGATCAAAAAGAGGGCTAAGCCTGGCGAAAGTTCTCGGCCTCGACCAAGAGACAGGCAACTCATTCAGGATCGAATCAAGGAACTTAGAGAACTTGTGCCTAATGGATCTAAG TGCAGTATTGATTCTTTGCTAGAACGCACGATCAAGCACATGCTGTTTTTGCAGAATGTTACTAAGCATGCTGACAAGCTGAGTAAGAGTGCTAGTGCAAAG ATGCAACAAAAGGAAAGTGGCACACAAGGTTCAAGCTGTGCAGTGGAGGTTGGAGGCCATCTTCAAGTGTGCTCGATTATCGTTGAGAATCTGAACAAGCAAGGGATGGTGCTTATCGAG ATGTTATGTGAAGAATGTAGCCATTTTCTGGAGATAGCAAATGTGATAAGGAGCTTGGACCTCATCATTCTAAGAGGCGTCACAGAGGCTCAGGGCGAGAAAACATGGATATGCTTTGTAGTTGAG AGCCAAAACAACAAAGTAATGCAGAGGATGGACATCTTGTGGTCTCTGGTGCAAATCTTTCAGCCAAAGGCCAATGTCAAGAACTAG
- the LOC108850899 gene encoding B3 domain-containing protein At2g31720 — translation MATTHNDDDDVNKRSEGEKRCFDLFATLLFAYGNDETRARREQEEQERNMLMIRTITRAAANTFLLGKRKIDDHDECKNQENTASSSDSSSRSLVESKRRRRVVVSNVEEPIRAEPIREIKPPVRERKGPVKRKEPVGGEPVETPEWVYKLMETNNGDGKAKMIFEKALTMTDLAPNQARLLMPFLQIADKNFLTEAERKILKEHQEAKKHAKKKGVDDDKKPKGVDVVLLNRNGIKWNLNMRIWEMRSTFNYALCTGWNDLVRKNDLQINQTITLWSFHSRDGKLYFAFDLSNQDHEAMALALVPVNPASSSEDPFECEEASRRFYQFITRRRTPRVCVQIITNDSGYLEGGLDLNRTPPPDLDLEDVQETHVRSSTSQESLTETSLASWRFLEEGETAVLYET, via the coding sequence ATGGCGACCACccataatgatgatgatgatgttaatAAACGCAGCGAGGGAGAGAAGAGATGCTTTGATCTTTTTGCGACGTTGCTTTTCGCATACGGTAACGATGAAACAAGAGCTAGACGAGAGCAAGAAGAGCAAGAGAGGAACATGCTCATGATCCGCACTATCACTAGGGCTGCCGCCAACACTTTCTTGCTAGGTAAACGAAAGATTGATGATCATGATGAGTGCAAGAATCAAGAAAACactgcttcttcttctgattcttcttcgaggagtttGGTAGAGTCCAAGAGGAGGCGTCGTGTGGTGGTGTCCAATGTCGAGGAACCCATCAGAGCAGAACCTATTAGAGAAATCAAACCTCCGGTTAGGGAAAGAAAGGGACCGGTTAAAAGAAAGGAACCGGTTGGAGGAGAACCAGTGGAGACCCCGGAATGGGTGTATAAACTGATGGAGACAAACAATGGTGACGGGAAAGCGAAGATGATATTTGAGAAGGCGTTGACGATGACTGATCTCGCACCAAACCAAGCACGTCTCTTGATGCCCTTTCTCCAAATAGCTGATAAGAACTTCTTGACCGAGGCGGAGCGGAAGATCCTTAAGGAACATCAGGAAGCAAAAAAACATGCTAAAAAGAAAGGAGTTGATGATGATAAAAAACCAAAAGGAGTTGATGTGGTCTTGTTGAACCGTAATGGTATTAAATGGAACCTTAACATGAGGATATGGGAGATGAGGTCTACTTTCAACTACGCCTTGTGTACTGGCTGGAACGACCTTGTCCGCAAAAACGACCTACAGATAAACCAGACTATCACCCTCTGGTCCTTCCACTCCCGTGATGGCAAGCTCTACTTTGCTTTCGATCTTTCCAATCAAGATCATGAGGCTATGGCTCTAGCTCTGGTTCCAGTTAACCCTGCATCTTCATCTGAGGATCCGTTTGAGTGTGAAGAGGCAAGCAGGagattttatcaatttataacGAGAAGGAGAACTCCTCGAGTTTGTGTTCAAATCATAACAAACGATTCTGGTTACCTCGAGGGTGGTTTGGATCTGAACAGAACACCACCTCCAGATCTTGATCTCGAGGATGTACAAGAGACGCATGTTAGGAGTAGTACCTCACAGGAATCCCTCACTGAGACCTCACTAGCATCCTGGAGATTCCTTGAGGAGGGGGAAACAGCTGTGCTCTATGAGACTTAA
- the LOC108854757 gene encoding transcription factor bHLH155 isoform X1, with product MGSTSTSQEILRSLCSNTDWKYAVFWKLNQRSRMVLTMGDAYYDNNHGHSNSPEVQGCSVIPKDMHAGAHDSLGLAVAKMAYHVYSLGEGIVGQVAVSGEHQWVFPEYNGNCHSASEFHNVWESQIYAGVKTILVVAVGPCGVVQLGSLLKVDEDVTLVNHIRHMFLALKDPMADHAASLMQCNMNNSLCLPNIPSEGLHVESYPNCSGEVGKAIDVKELTQYKLIRSDSMPYNTPPSCLLAEKAAQVVQGSSCGSYSSVTFGFPIDLVDATRHENQVGTNIVSGAPHVGMTSGCKDPNLHEHVMKNQVLNNNTSSSALATEAERLISGQSYTCLDSSSYQNEVFQLEGKCESSRRLDALISSGYPFAGSELLEALGSGFKQTSRGGHEELVKSEHASTTGPTCDMSHSQLTFDPGPENLLDAVVANVCHSDGNARDDILSSRSVHSLLTSMAEPSGQKMHSVAMMKQLPLAEVVDTQQNPSDICGAFSSIGFSSTCPSSSSDQFQTSLEMPKKIKKRAKPGESSRPRPRDRQLIQDRIKELRELVPNGSKCSIDSLLERTIKHMLFLQNVTKHADKLSKSASAKMQQKESGTQGSSCAVEVGGHLQVCSIIVENLNKQGMVLIEMLCEECSHFLEIANVIRSLDLIILRGVTEAQGEKTWICFVVESQNNKVMQRMDILWSLVQIFQPKANVKN from the exons ATGGGTTCTACTTCTACCTCTCAAGAGATACTGAGGAGTCTTTGCTCCAACACGGACTGGAAGTATGCTGTGTTCTGGAAACTTAATCAACGTTCTCGAAT GGTGCTTACCATGGGGGATGCTTACTATGACAACAATCATGGGCACAGTAACTCACCGGAAGTTCAGGGTTGCAGCGTTATACCAAAAGATATGCATGCAGGAGCACATGACTCCCTGGGTTTAGCTGTGGCGAAGATGGCTTATCATGTCTATTCTCTAGGGGAAGG GATTGTAGGACAAGTTGCGGTTTCTGGAGAGCACCAATGGGTATTCCCCGAATATAATGGCAACTGCCACTCAGCATCTGAG TTCCATAACGTTTGGGAGAGTCAAATATATGCTGGAGTAAAG ACCATTCTTGTAGTAGCTGTTGGTCCCTGTGGTGTTGTGCAGCTAGGCTCTTTGCTTAAA GTTGATGAAGATGTGACATTGGTGAATCATATCCGACATATGTTTTTGGCGCTCAAGGATCCAATGGCAGATCATGCAGCAAGTTTAATGCAATGTAATATGAACAATTCCTTGTGTCTG CCAAATATACCATCTGAAGGTTTACATGTTGAGTCTTACCCTAACTGCTCTGGAGAAGTTGGCAAAGCTATTGATGTGAAAGAGTTAACTCAATATAAACTTATAAGAAGTGATAGCATGCCTTATAATACTCCTCCTTCATGTCTTCTCGCGGAGAAGGCAGCCCAAGTTGTACAGGGATCTTCTTGTGGGAGCTATAGCAGTGTCACGTTTGGCTTTCCAATTGATTTGGTTGATGCCACTAGACATGAGAATCAAGTAGGTACAAATATAGTCAGCGGTGCACCTCATGTGGGGATGACTAGTGGATGCAAAGATCCTAATCTACATGAGCATGTGATGAAGAATCAGGTGCTCAACAACAATACAAGCTCATCTGCTTTAGCAACTGAGGCTGAAAGATTGATATCAGGCCAATCATATACATGCCTGGACTCAAGTTCTTACCAAAATGAAGTGTTCCAACTGGAGGGGAAATGCGAGTCAAGTCGTCGATTGGATGCTTTGATCTCATCTGGGTATCCATTTGCTGGCAGCGAGCTTCTAGAGGCATTAGGCTCTGGTTTCAAGCAAACGAGCAGGGGTGGTCATGAGGAGTTAGTGAAGTCTGAACATGCTTCAACAACAGGACCAACGTGTGATATGAGTCATAGCCAGCTTACATTTGACCCTGGCCCTGAGAATCTTCTAGATGCTGTGGTTGCTAATGTGTGTCATAGCGATGGCAATGCCAGGGATGATATCTTATCCAGCAGATCGGTGCATTCATTGCTTACCAGCATGGCAGAGCCTTCAGGTCAAAAGATGCATAGTGTTGCTATGATGAAACAGCTGCCACTAGCAGAGGTGGTGGATACTCAACAGAATCCGTCAGATATCTGTGGAGCGTTTTCTTCGATTGGTTTCTCATCCACGTGTCCCAGCTCATCTAGTGATCAGTTTCAGACATCACTGGAGATGCCCAAGAAGATCAAAAAGAGGGCTAAGCCTGGCGAAAGTTCTCGGCCTCGACCAAGAGACAGGCAACTCATTCAGGATCGAATCAAGGAACTTAGAGAACTTGTGCCTAATGGATCTAAG TGCAGTATTGATTCTTTGCTAGAACGCACGATCAAGCACATGCTGTTTTTGCAGAATGTTACTAAGCATGCTGACAAGCTGAGTAAGAGTGCTAGTGCAAAG ATGCAACAAAAGGAAAGTGGCACACAAGGTTCAAGCTGTGCAGTGGAGGTTGGAGGCCATCTTCAAGTGTGCTCGATTATCGTTGAGAATCTGAACAAGCAAGGGATGGTGCTTATCGAG ATGTTATGTGAAGAATGTAGCCATTTTCTGGAGATAGCAAATGTGATAAGGAGCTTGGACCTCATCATTCTAAGAGGCGTCACAGAGGCTCAGGGCGAGAAAACATGGATATGCTTTGTAGTTGAG AGCCAAAACAACAAAGTAATGCAGAGGATGGACATCTTGTGGTCTCTGGTGCAAATCTTTCAGCCAAAGGCCAATGTCAAGAACTAG
- the LOC108852632 gene encoding uncharacterized protein LOC108852632, whose translation MAGVMQKLLVASMFMWILPVVILYGFNNDLLPGSTTLSPHSLTLVSGFLAVVSVNVVIVFYICLALKEPADKHKPDASFVAEAKDSVKKLTSGVPSTDTALKKQE comes from the exons ATGGCTGGGGTTATGCAAAAGCTGCTAGTTGCATCAATGTTCATGTGGATTCTTCCTGTTGTGATACTATACGGATTCAACAATGATTTGCTTCCTG GTTCAACAACATTGTCTCCACATTCTCTAACACTAGTGAGTGGATTTCTTGCTGTGGTATCAGTCAATGTAGTGATTGTGTTCTACATCTGTCTGGCCCTGAAAGAACCCGCAGATAAACACAAGCCAGACGCTTCGTTTGTGGCAGAAGCGAAAGATAGTGTGAAGAAACTGACATCAGGAGTCCCAAGTACTGACACGGCCCTCAAGAAACAAGAGTAA
- the LOC108833901 gene encoding probable poly(ADP-ribose) glycohydrolase 2, which yields MEKREDLRSMLQYLPLVVQSSSIAWPPSLEQELQTMFTGPGGSMVNSGEALALRITSMREALSLNVSDLAPYALQGCALFFDEIINREESAKFFGGVVPALCGLLLNLPSSLEKHYNKADFVLDGVTSGLRLLGPQEAGIVFLSQELNAAILACSFLCLFPEVDRRLKHLQGINFDELFSVLYTRQCMKQESKIRCLVHYFERICQCIPRGFVSFERKVLPLEYNPHYVSYPEADYWAKSITPLCSVEVHTTGVIEDQPGEALEVEFADEYFGGLTLRHGCLQEEIRFMMNPELIAGMLFLPRMDRNEAIEIVGAERFTLYTGFGSSFEFAGDYLDNKELDRYMRRRTRVVAIDAMPRPGRKQYKPDGLLREVNKAFTGYLHQCKHQAVPLPSSASASHVVECSERWCTDHEEKKIGVATGNWGCGVFGGDPEVKIMLQWLAISQSGRPLMSCYTFGLQALQNVNQVIEKISFQEMNVGELWSKLVEYSTERFSRRTKLGFFSWLITSLSYTS from the exons ATGGAGAAAAGGGAAGATCTTAGGTCAATGCTACAGTATCTACCTCTTGTGGTTCAGTCTTCATCTATAGCTTGGCCACCTTCTCTCGAACAAGAGCTTCAAACAATGTTTACAGGGCCGGGTGGGTCAATGGTTAACTCCGGAGAGGCTCTTGCCTTGCGTATCACGAGTATGCGTGAAGCCCTCTCCTTGAACGTTTCTGATCTCGCACCTTATGCGTTACAAGGGTGCGCtcttttctttgatgag ATAATAAACAGAGAAGAGTCAGCTAAGTTTTTTGGTGGGGTGGTTCCTGCATTGTGTGGATTACTTCTCAACCTGCCTTCATCGTTAGAAAAGCACTACAACAAGGCAGACTTTGTTCTTGATGGTGTTACGTCAGGTCTTCGTCTATTAGGGCCTCAAGAAGCTGGGATTGTGTTTCTTAGCCAG GAGTTGAATGCAGCTATTCTTGCATGCTCCTTCCTTTGTTTGTTCCCTGAAGTTGACAGACGCTTAAAGCATCTTCAAGGAATCAACTTTGATGAACTGTTTTC ggTTCTGTATACACGTCAGTGCATGAAAcaagagagcaagataaggtgTCTTGTCCATTACTTTGAAAGGATATGTCAATGTATCCCCAGAGGCTTTGTTTCATTTGAAAGGAAAGTTCTTCCTCTGGAATACAATCCTCACTATGTCTCTTATCCTGAGGCTGATTACTGGGCTAAATCCATCACTCCACTTTGTTCCGTTGAG GTTCACACCACTGGAGTTATAGAAGATCAACCAGGTGAAGCTCTTGAGGTAGAGTTTGCTGATGAATATTTTGGAGGTCTTACTCTTCGTCATGGATGTCTACAG GAAGAAATAAGGTTCATGATGAATCCAGAACTCATAGCTGGAATGTTATTCTTGCCTCGTATGGATAGAAATGAAGCTATTGAGATTGTTGGTGCTGAAAGATTCACACTGTACACAGG GTTTGGCTCTTCGTTCGAATTTGCCGGTGATTACTTAGACAATAAGGAGTTAGACAGGTACATGAGGCGAAGAACTAGAGTTGTAGCTATAGATGCCATGCCTCGGCCAGGGAGGAAACAGTACAAACCTGATGGCCTCCTTCGGGAGGTTAACAAGGCTTTTACTGGATACTTGCATCAATGTAAGCATCAAGCGGTTCCTCTTCCATCATCAGCTTCAGCGAGTCACGTTGTAGAATGCTCGGAGAGATGGTGTACTGAtcatgaagagaagaagattggTGTAGCTACAGGGAACTGGGGTTGTGGTGTGTTTGGAGGCGATCCAGAAGTAAAGATCATGCTTCAGTGGCTTGCCATTTCACAG TCTGGAAGACCATTAATGTCATGCTACACATTTGGACTACAAGCCTTGCAAAATGTCAATCAG GTGATTGAAAAGATCAGTTTCCAAGAAATGAATGTAGGAGAGCTGTGGAGTAAGCTAGTGGAATATTCTACAGAGAGGTTTAGTAGAAGAACAAAGCTTGGCTTCTTCTCTTGGCTCATAACCTCACTCTCTTACACCAGTTGA
- the LOC108854758 gene encoding protein phosphatase 1 regulatory subunit INH3, which yields MSTATRTSSVVTTTTSVILENPVSQSQPTERLVLLLNRKKKKVSWKEGTVDNEFMQKKSSKKCCIFHKHKPFDLDDSEEEDEDHHHHHHHNHEHCESGEASSS from the coding sequence ATGAGCACAGCGACCAGGACTTCTTCAGTGGTGACGACAACAACCTCTGTCATCTTAGAAAACCCTGTCTCTCAGTCCCAACCTACCGAAAGATTAGTGCTTCTGCTgaacaggaagaagaagaaagtctcGTGGAAAGAAGGGACTGTTGATAACGAGTTCATGCAGAAGAAGAGTTCCAAGAAATGTTGCATCTTTCACAAACACAAGCCCTTTGATCTGGATGAcagcgaagaagaagatgaagaccatcaccaccaccatcatcataacCATGAACACTGCGAATCTGGTGAGGCCTCTTCCTCTTAA
- the LOC130510677 gene encoding uncharacterized protein LOC130510677 has translation MFGLLRILLRRPSPKNQSSGLEELQAAVSSQIKAGLEEGQAVVYASVSVDMKAMQSWLESNIRDTVTQAVVEYMMSKDTLGDVVKDIDGYANSVDKSGGHTPPAVHVVINNGKELELSQVQSEHESRSNSFEPVSGGVVVEEEVAAPVREKPPSAVYSTTVKFKKLISKIDADTLVDFSNGLVLKGNELLAIPSIIPPANPQVMDSCVSVSVIRESFFKNINPANDPRAEMLPCRFYGAFAAEYSKFKKCRRQEGFTFNLDLVNSVTVRCNELGNEWLKDIDYLYSPFNIDKNRWVGLVVDLRLHTLTVFLLHCFCSSCLKAKAPASIYM, from the exons ATGTTCGGGTTGTTGAGGATTCTGCTGAGACGTCCAAGTCCAAAAAATCAAAGCTCCGGTTTGGAAGAATTACAGGCGGCTGTGTCCTCGCAAATCAAAGCTGGTTTGGAAGAAGGCCAGGCGGTGGTGTATGCCAGCGTCAGTGTTGATATGAAGGCGATGCAGTCGTGGTTGGAGAGCAATATAAGGGACACTGTCACCCAAGCCGTGGTTGAGTACATGATGAGTAAAGACACTCTCGGCGACGTCGTTAAAGACATTGACGGTTACGCCAACAGTGTTGACAAAAGCGGTGGTCACACGCCTCCAGCTGTACATGTTGTGATCAACAATGGAAAGGAG CTGGAACTCTCCCAAGTGCAAAGTGAACATGAAAGTCGTTCTAATTCATTTGAACCAGTCTCG GGTGGTGTGGTTGTCGAGGAGGAGGTTGCCGCTCCTGTGCGGGAGAAACCACCTAGTGCTGTCTATTCTACTACTGTGAAGTTTAAGAAGCTAATTTCAAAGATTGATGCGGACAC GCTGGTCGATTTCAGTAATGGGTTGGTCCTGAAGGGAAATGAGCTACTCGCCATACCCTCCATTATCCCCCCGGCTAATCCGCAG gTCATGGACTCATGTGTGAGTGTGAGTGTCATTAGGGAgtcttttttcaaaaacatcaaCCCAGCCAACGACCCTAGGGCGGAAATGTTACCTTGCAGGTTTTATGGAGCATTTGCAGCTGAATACTCAAAGTTCAAGAAGTGTAGGCGTCAAGAAGGATTCACATTTAATTTAGATCTTGTTAATTCTGTCACCGTGAGGTGCAATGAGCTGGGGAATGAATGGTTGAAGGATATTGACTACTTGTATTCTCCGTTTAACATTGATAAGAATCGGTGGGTTGGGTTGGTTGTGGATTTGCGCTTGCACACACTCACGGTTTTTTTACTGCACTGCTTCTGCTCGTCGTGCCTCAAGGCTAAAGCCCCAGCTTCAATTTATATGTGA